From the Patescibacteria group bacterium genome, one window contains:
- a CDS encoding RluA family pseudouridine synthase has product MNKNQREIEIIFESNDFLVIDKPANLLVHPTPEGNSGHQTSNNKQISKSKNIQKSKISNLKSYTLIDWLIEKYPGIKTVGDQPEIRPGIVHRLDKETSGIMIIAKNQLTFEKLKKLFQTRQVEKTYLTLVLGRMPKEKGEINLKIAKSPVSTKRTAKIRPGQKLSEAKTEWKVLKTYKNQQNQIFSLLELKPKTGRTHQLRVHLAAIGHPIISDYLYGGKTARGYRLQLNRVFLHAKSLEFELDKTNYFFEAPLAKDLSDFLLTLK; this is encoded by the coding sequence ATGAACAAAAATCAAAGAGAAATCGAAATTATTTTTGAAAGCAATGATTTTTTGGTGATTGACAAACCGGCCAACCTTCTGGTTCATCCGACACCAGAAGGAAACTCCGGGCATCAAACTTCAAATAACAAACAAATATCAAAATCCAAAAATATTCAAAAATCCAAAATCTCAAATCTAAAATCTTACACTCTAATTGATTGGTTGATTGAAAAATATCCGGGGATAAAAACTGTTGGCGATCAGCCGGAAATCCGGCCCGGGATTGTCCATCGTTTGGATAAAGAAACTTCAGGAATAATGATTATTGCTAAAAATCAGCTAACTTTTGAAAAGCTTAAAAAATTATTTCAAACCCGACAAGTCGAGAAAACCTATTTAACTCTAGTGTTGGGTAGAATGCCAAAAGAAAAAGGAGAAATAAATTTGAAGATCGCCAAATCCCCTGTCTCGACTAAAAGAACCGCAAAAATAAGACCAGGGCAAAAATTATCTGAAGCTAAAACTGAATGGAAAGTTTTAAAAACTTACAAAAATCAGCAGAATCAGATATTTTCTTTGCTTGAATTAAAACCAAAAACCGGCCGAACTCATCAGCTTAGAGTTCATTTGGCGGCGATCGGCCACCCGATTATCAGCGACTATCTATACGGCGGCAAAACAGCGAGAGGTTATCGGCTCCAGTTGAACCGAGTATTTTTGCATGCCAAATCTTTGGAGTTTGAGCTTGATAAAACTAATTATTTTTTTGAAGCGCCACTAGCAAAAGATCTAAGCGATTTTCTCCTAACTTTAAAATAA
- a CDS encoding ABC transporter ATP-binding protein → MLDKEDKEKKKFSVSAIAEMLSNTVRLLKIVWPEKKWLFIGYGAVSFVLALLPISNAGAYGLLINELVHSVGTGALTGSLVFWLAGLLFLYLLRSVLNDIDWYLNKLVWLYLEEKSQFLVLEKLGHLDVASFEDPKQKDLLQKVSESGTWRMQSFAEHNFYALQRIVEIITAAVALSFANWWMFVIIVIGIIPQLAVETRYGKTIWSIHDDKAETKRKFWHLEWKFKNVSSAIELKVFQNIKYLLDLIRRLFTEFHQEQYKSDKKRLKEAVFAGLLKQVSFASIYVYFVYQVVFSGLEIGTFTFFIGAVGTFSGALTGFFWMLGRHYQDNLFVSDVFKFLDIPENLKKPERGIVLNRKKAPKIEFENVSFIYPGTENEVLKDFSLVIESGEKIAFVGANGAGKTTIIKLLCRFYDPTKGRILIDGVDLKKIDLVSWYSMLGVLFQDYSNYHLVAKESIGIGRTDLEFSLEKARKSAQKSGAHSFISEWEKQYEQQVGKEFAGGVEPSIGQWQKLALARTFYRDPEIYILDEPTASIDAEAEAKIFEKLEKLSKTKTVMLISHRFSTVRHAQRIAVIENGEITELGSHEELLKNNKTYARLFKLQAKGYQ, encoded by the coding sequence ATGTTGGATAAAGAAGATAAAGAAAAGAAAAAGTTTTCAGTTTCAGCGATTGCAGAGATGTTGTCTAATACGGTTCGGTTGTTGAAGATCGTTTGGCCTGAAAAAAAGTGGCTTTTTATCGGTTATGGAGCTGTTTCTTTTGTGTTGGCGCTTTTGCCGATTTCCAATGCCGGGGCTTACGGTTTGCTTATTAATGAACTGGTTCATTCAGTTGGAACAGGGGCCCTAACTGGTTCGTTGGTTTTTTGGCTGGCAGGGCTTTTGTTTTTGTATTTATTGAGATCTGTTCTTAATGATATTGATTGGTATCTTAATAAGCTTGTTTGGCTTTATCTAGAAGAGAAATCTCAATTTCTGGTTTTGGAAAAATTGGGCCATTTAGATGTGGCCAGTTTTGAAGATCCAAAGCAAAAAGATTTATTACAAAAAGTCTCTGAAAGCGGTACTTGGAGGATGCAGAGTTTTGCTGAACACAATTTTTATGCTTTGCAAAGAATTGTTGAGATTATTACTGCCGCAGTGGCGCTTTCATTTGCCAATTGGTGGATGTTTGTAATTATTGTTATTGGCATTATCCCTCAACTTGCTGTTGAGACTAGGTACGGGAAAACTATCTGGAGTATTCACGACGATAAGGCTGAAACAAAGCGGAAATTTTGGCATCTTGAATGGAAGTTTAAAAATGTTTCTTCGGCAATTGAGTTAAAAGTTTTTCAAAACATAAAATATCTTTTAGATTTGATTAGAAGGTTGTTTACCGAATTTCATCAGGAGCAGTATAAAAGTGATAAAAAACGGCTAAAAGAAGCGGTTTTTGCTGGGCTGCTCAAGCAGGTAAGTTTTGCTTCAATTTATGTTTATTTTGTTTATCAAGTTGTTTTCAGCGGTTTAGAGATAGGCACCTTTACATTTTTTATTGGCGCGGTAGGGACATTTTCCGGAGCCTTGACTGGTTTTTTCTGGATGCTGGGCAGGCATTATCAGGATAATCTTTTTGTCAGCGATGTCTTTAAATTCTTAGATATACCTGAAAATCTCAAAAAGCCAGAAAGAGGAATTGTTTTAAACCGAAAGAAAGCTCCAAAAATTGAGTTTGAAAATGTTTCTTTTATTTATCCCGGCACAGAAAACGAAGTCTTAAAAGATTTTTCTTTGGTAATAGAATCAGGGGAGAAGATTGCTTTTGTTGGGGCAAATGGCGCCGGGAAAACAACAATTATAAAACTTTTGTGCCGCTTTTATGATCCAACCAAAGGCAGAATTTTAATTGACGGGGTAGATTTAAAAAAGATTGATCTGGTCAGTTGGTATTCAATGCTTGGCGTTTTGTTTCAGGACTATTCTAACTATCATCTTGTGGCCAAAGAATCTATCGGGATAGGAAGAACTGATCTGGAGTTTTCATTGGAAAAAGCAAGAAAATCTGCCCAGAAAAGCGGTGCCCATAGTTTTATCTCTGAATGGGAAAAACAATATGAGCAACAGGTCGGCAAAGAGTTTGCCGGCGGAGTCGAGCCGTCAATCGGCCAATGGCAAAAATTGGCTTTGGCGCGGACTTTTTATCGCGATCCGGAAATTTATATCTTAGATGAACCGACGGCGTCAATCGACGCCGAGGCAGAAGCAAAGATATTCGAAAAATTAGAGAAACTGTCTAAAACAAAGACCGTGATGTTGATCTCTCATCGTTTTTCCACAGTGCGCCATGCCCAAAGAATCGCCGTAATTGAGAACGGGGAGATTACTGAATTAGGGAGCCATGAAGAATTATTAAAAAACAATAAAACTTATGCCCGATTGTTTAAGCTTCAGGCAAAAGGGTATCAATAA